The Musa acuminata AAA Group cultivar baxijiao chromosome BXJ1-8, Cavendish_Baxijiao_AAA, whole genome shotgun sequence genomic sequence AGCACGAATGGTGATGTCACACTAAATCTCTTTTTTGtgataaaaataagattataataaTTGTCATTAACATGATGTGCCCCCTTTGTTTGTGCCCTTTGCATTGGTACCATAGTTGATCATGAAAATGTTACATGCACCCTCATTTAGCTCATCTACTTTAACGTTTTCTATGCCACCATCAATCGATCCGGTTCCTCTGTGATATTTCTCCAATCCAACAAATCACATATGAAGAAGGATATTGCTATTATGCTCTTTACCTTATTTGTCTCTCGAAAAGGAGGTAACGAGTGACACCACTCAAAATGAGAATGGAGCGTGTGAGGCAACGGGGCAAGCGACATTATATAGAGAGAAAGAATAGAGGAATAAGAGAAGAAAGGGGAAGGGAGGAGAGGACGCATAGTATAACTAATGGTGAGAGCAAGGAGCAAATGCGACGAGTGATGCCGCTAAAGATAGATAGCTAACTGATGAAGGACGAAGGATAATTTTCgttaaaatgattaaaattggGCACCCCAAGTAAAAATAAATTAGGAGAGTGTAATTGGGCAAAAGTCCAATAGTATTTCtttttggataaaatatttttatttttagaaaaaaataatatatttgatttggtacaagtataatattttctattatatatattttaatatttttaatgataaGATTTCATCGTCCAAATATAATATTGAGAAGGTGAGACTTTTATCTGTGATTATTTTATGTtatctttaaattattatttttcttccatCTCTTTTGATTTATCTATTAAAAACCTAAATCATTTCTCCCTAGGATCCCTGCacttaatcttttatttatatatatatttattttccaaATTAGATGATCCTATGTAAGACACGAAAAGACGGTGAAAGACTTTCCTCCAACGAATTTGCTCGTTGACCTCCGGTGATTATTTTCTAGTTATCTTTAAATTAGAACCTTACTTTCATCTCTTTTTATTTCTTGACCAAAACAAATATTTGTACTCGTCCAATATCTCCCAAAGTCAGTGCATTTTGTTCTGCTACTGAGCCTGCATTCTTTGGGGAAATGACGAGTCCGGTACTCGCGTAGTTAGACTTCAGATGTTCCTGAACCACGGTGGCTCATGGTTGACTGCACCTTCGGAACCTACGTTCGGTAAGCGTACCATTTTATGCGGACTACGTATTTAGTTAGCCACCTCATTGGACTTCGGATTAGGCTTATTTACTAACTGTTTGTGTCGTGACAGCGTACTCGGTGTCTCGAGTCCCACGTCCCATAGTCGTTCAACATAGCTGTTTGTTTCGGATCGATattttttatgacttttatttaatttagaaaatatttgattattttaagtTGTTTATGTTAAGCATCGAGCCTTTTATTTTTTGGGTTAAGCGGAGCAATAAAACTTTTTTAAGTTTCAAAAATTGGCTGTCGAAAGAATTATATCTATCCAtcaggaaaaagaaaataaaattgtgcGCACTTGAGGTCCTTCTGTTGTCTTTCTATTAGCACACTGGCTTAGACTTTCATCCTTTATGTGCATGGTTACTTACAGTcaattatatgtatgtatgctcTCTTTTAGGTGCATAATGAGAGAAGCAGAGACTACACTATTCAGGACACGGGTGTACCAATGATGTCCTAAGCTCCTGGTTTACCCACCACTTCTGGGTGGCAAGTTTATCCCCAGCCAACATCCACATACGTGGGCAGTGATTTTGGAGCTACAGGACAAGCAACAAATCCTCAGGGTCAAATGTTGACATGGAATTCTAGCACGTCAGGTGGAAGCTTTGTTTCAGAGCCTAACTTGTACCCAGGTCAAACCATTGCAACTGCTCCTGTTTCTCATTACCCAGTTTCAGCAAACACCTCCAGTGCTACTGCTGGGTCACTTCAAGCTTCACAGAACTCATCACCTTATGGTGTTATGTCGAATACAAGGCCTGCTTCTTCACCAACCACTCGACCTTTGTACTACAGTTCATAAGCTGCATCTTCTGACAATTCTCTAGGTCTGTTGCGTCTAGtatattactacttgaatttatattttaaaagtgtCTAATTAAGAGTAAATGGTTGTTTTGTTTTGGTATCTTAGTAGTTTATCCTGAAATAAGCTATCGAGTTTGACGTGAACCAGTGTGCTTTAAACAttcttaaatgttttatttttcatCCATTCTTTTTTTTCACCATGCAGTATTTTCGTCTTGGGCAATTAATCATATGTTATGTATTCCACATCAAGATAGTTTGACAAAATTGAGTTTCGAAGGTTTGTGGAGACATAATTTCTAGACATTTTTCCTTTCAAGTGGGttcagagttttttttttctttaaacagtTGCCTTTTATGATAGAATTTTATGATATGCTTTGCATTAGTAATGTATTCCAAAGATCAAGCAGTAAATACAAGCATAAGGCACTTCCGCCTGAACTTTTACAATATCTTCTTTACTTCTGGTTATAAAGCCTTTTGAGTGCTATTGTTTACGGATATAAAATTCAAACATATCTGGAATTCCAGACATTGTTAGATAATGACCCCTTTTCATAATCTTTATAACTTTTTCTAGTGGCATACTAATAGATCATGAAGCAATGTTATTTTTAGTTGTGTGATGAGACATGCTCAGGGAAGTGACCAATTTCTTTAGAACAATATCCAACTGATAGTATGCAATAATTTCATCTCAGTGCTGGTTGAATAAACACTGGCCAAAACATGCCTTGCAGGTATCCAGACTCTCCCATCAGTGAAGTTGCCATGAGATTTATGATACTCTGCACCGGTCTGCTCTTTCTCGGCTTCACTCAAGCTATGGAACTTTGGAACTGCAGAAGATAGCCTACTGCTAGCTCTATAATTCAATTGTACAGGCTTTTGTGGTTTGATGTGGTGACTGGATCTACCTAGAAGAACATGTTATTTCTTGGGTTCTAAATGATTGAAGCCGCACTTCCAGCTTCAGAAAGATGTTTTCCCTTCATGTTCAAAGTCTATGGATGTGTCAATTGTCGATAACATTATCGATTTAAATCTGCGATCCAGATGAGTAGTTGCTTCTCGATTTGGCCTTTGATTCTTCTTGTAAGATTTCGAATAGTCGCAATCTTTTGATGATTTTAGATTTCGAGTCTCAATCATGCTCGAAATTTGGTTTGTTTTAATTGCTTGCGCATTGATAGATGTGACGCTGATGAcgacaagaagaaaaaggaagaataatTAATCAAAGAAGCTGCCCTCCACAACTTTGATGAACTCCTTGAAATCGATCCTCCCGTCGTCGTTCTCGTCGTACGCCGCGATCATCCGTCGGCATGCCTCCAATGCCGCCCCCTCCGGGAAGCCCAGCTTGCAGAGAACACGATGCAGGTCCAGGGGCTCTATGACCCCGTCACCGTCATCATCGAAGACGGAGAACGCCTCCGCCACTTCCTCCAAGCTCGGCTCCTCCCCCTCGAACACGCCACGCAGCTCCTCGAGCTGCTCACCGTCCGCGCCGCAAGGCATGCCCGTAATGATCTCCATCACCGTCTCCACGTCTTCTCTGGTCAACTCGGGCGCCTCGCTACCGTCGGCCGAGTCGCCGGGTCTGACACGATCGACGACCCCCGATGCGCACGGCGCTGGGTGCCGGAAGAGGAACCCCATGGATATCTTATTCTTCAGGACGACCCCCATGGAGATGGTCTTGTTGAAGAGGAGCACGATGGGCTCTGTGAGTGCGAGGGAGTGGTAGGGTGCAGTTGGCAATGGTTTCTCCATGGTTTCCAGcgctgaggaggaagaagacgctgCTTCTTGGTCCAACCAATAACATGCATGGCGAATCGATGTGTATTTATGCGTGCAGGTGCGACTGTTTTCCTCTGGCACGTTCGCAGCAGAGGCTGTCGACGCGGTGGCTAATCACAGAATCCAACAAAACTGGGCCGTCCTCGACAGCgaggaagagatagagagagagagacgtgtcaAAATGTTGATGCCATCAATCAAACGGACGCACACAATACTTAGACGAATCTTTGCAGGTTCGTTGAAGAGAGATCCGGATTGGATCATCAGATAGCTGAGATAGATACTGTTCGTTCATGTTCTCAAAGATTACCACTGATACTTAGCTGAGACGAGGACTTCCTCGTAATGTTTGGCGGCGTTGTCCCAGCTCAGGTCCTGCGCCATCCCTCGCGTCTGCAGGCCCTTCCAATTCTCCTTCTGGTTCCTGTAGGTGTTGAGGCAGTTCCCCAGCGCATTGATCAGCTTGTTGGCCTCCGCCCGGTCGAACGTCCACCCGAACCCGCTCTCCCTGAAGGGATCGAACGGGATCACCGTGTCGCGAAGCCCGCCGACGGCGTGCACCACCGGGACCGTGCCGTACTTCATGGCGTACAGCTGGTTCAGCCCGCAGGGCTCGAACCGCGATGGCATGAGCAGGACGTCCGCCCCTGCGGTGATCCTGTGCGCCATCTTCACCGAGAACCCCACCCACGCCCTCACCTTGTTGTGGTGCTCCCTGTCGAACTTGCGCAGCATCTCCTCCAGGTCGGCCCGTCCGGTGCCCAGCATCACCAGCTGCGCGTCCTGCCCGACGATCCAAGGCATCGCACCCGCAATGAGGTCGACGCCCTTCTGGTGATCCAGCCGGCCGATGAATCCGATGAGGGGGACGTCCTCGCGGACAGGGAGGCCGAGCTCCTTCTGCAGCGCCGCCTTGCACTGTGGTTTCCCGGCTTGCAGAGTCTCAATGGAATAGTTTCTGTAGCCATCGGATTGCAGGTGAAGATCCAGCTCAGGGTTCCAGTCCACTGTGTCGATCCCGTTGACGATGCCTTGGAACTTCCAGTTGTTCTCGTTTATGATCTCATGGAGTCCCCACCCACCTTCGGATGTTGTGAGCTCCCATGCGTAGCCACGGCTGACGGTGGTCACGCGGTCAGCAGTCTTGAGGCCGGCCGCGAAGATGTTGAAGTGGTCACCTCCCATCGGCTCATACAGCTTGAAGAGGTCCATGTGTTGATCGGGCAAGTCGACATGGAAGAAGTCCTCAACTGGACCACGACCCTGGACAAGACAAACAGGTAGAATGCAGACGATAAGGATTCCGAACTCGTAGTTTCCTAAGTTGTTTAGAATGATGCCATGAAACTTCTATGTCAGGATCAGATTCAAGCATTCTTCTCGgtagaaaaagagaagagaagatgaatgattttatcttcattttgAGCGAAATGAATCTAAGATGTCTAAGACTCAATGTATCGGTAAAACTGAAAATTCTTTAGAGAAAGCAGAAGAGCAAGGTGATATCCTACAAGCTGATGGACTAGCAAAAGATGCAGATCTTGATTCTACTTATGATTCAGTCGAATCATCACTTATTATACAAGAATCTGAAAGGGGTACTGAAGATGAGAATGCTCAGAACCATACGGAAGCAAAATCTGATGGTGTAGATACAGAAGCAGATATTGAGGTAGAAAATGTGGATTCCCCTCCTCTGGCTGGAGCGAATGCCATGAATGTAATAGTAGTTTCCGCGGAATGTGCTCCTTGGTCAAAGACAGGTAttgatatttttagtattttcgtATTTTCCGATTGATCTTTTGCTGTATTTTTACTCTTACCTCTCAAGTACTGAAAATTTGTTGTATCAAGTCTATGCTCCACAATTGGTAATGAAGTGAATGACTGTTGTTTGGGTTTATAAAGTGTTATTATGATATTTAAATAAGATTCActgacatttatcatttttaacttcaacaGGAGGGCTTGGAGATGTAGCTGGGACTCTGCCAAAAGCTTTGGCTAGGAGAGGGCACCGGGTTATGGTATTTCTCCTTTCCCTTTTGTCGATTAATTTCTGTTTGAACCTCAAATCTCACGTTAATGTTGGTGGTGACTCTAGCTATTCCACAGAAAGGTAAATTGGAATAGCAATTCAAATCATAAAACTGCAATTACAATGTGCAGGTTTACCAAACTAGAATAATGTTAGTCCAAAAGTTGCTTCCTTAATATTGCTGTTGCATAGCCAGTTCAATCTTTCTTTTGTAAATTATAGGTTGTTTCCCCAAGGTATGCCAATTATCCTGAATCCAAAGATATAGGTGTTCGCAAATATTACAAAGCTGATGGGCAGGTCTGTATCTGCTGTTTCATGTCATGGTGTTTAGATTTAGCTATAAATACATACTTATCCAGTTGATGTCATATTATGGGATGCAGGATCTGGAAGTAAATTattttcatgcttatattgatcgTGTGGATTTTGTATTTATCGACAGTCCAGTTTTCCGTCATCTAGAGAACAACATTTATGGGGGAGACCggctggtaaaagttttttgcaaTTTTAACACCTGTAAATTAGTCAATCCAGTTTATTCACTTTTTGTTACTTCATTTTTTTGTGCACTGAAAATACAGAAATGACCTTCTACAAGTTATTTATATTGTCTTTCGCTAATTAATGCAGGAAATCTTAAAACGGATGGTATTGTTATGCAAGGTAGCTGTAGAGGTATCTCCTTTGTCCTAAACAACATATTCAACTATCCATGATATACATAACAGAATATGTTAGTATTAGAAATTCGTAGTGAGCATTTGTCTAagattaatgcaggaagggacTTCCAACATGATTTTTAGTGTGAAAAATATAGTCATGTCGGTGGCCGCTTCAGTGCTGCTTTGAGTTAGTACTTGATAGTCCTTGAGGTGCTTAACTTAATTGCAAATGCCAATTCCCAACCCTTTTTCCCACTTCTTTTTTCTGGTTCTGTATCTTTGTTTCCTAGTTCATGCAGATGTCTTATGACTGAAATTAGCATTGTACAGTGTTGTCTTAGGTCTAAAATTTCATTACAATACCAGTAGTAGGACCCGTTCAGAGGGGTAGGTATCGGTCAGCACAGTATCAAAACAttcagtgtgtatatatatatatatatatattaaaaattggaTTGAATACGATATGTAACCGGGCAGTACTAGCATAGAGGTATCCAATCAGATCGATATGTTACACTCAGTATACCATACATCTAATTCTATGGTTCTGCATACTAATTGTCGATGGAGAACTGACTGTGACTTTGGTATCAACGAACCTTAACAAAACAATTTACTGTTTAAAAATTTTGGAGTTTCATACAATTTCTGATTCTTGATCGATGTTTTAAAAGATGTAAGATATCTCTGTTCAGGTGAAATTATTTAATAGGCCAAGTTTATATTAGAAAAAAGGCCTAGTTGTTAAACTCATTTCCATTTATTAGGCTTAGGAAATTAAGAACAAGGCCACTGACATATATGGTTTTCTTTGATACCTTATGTTTTTTTTCTATTATGATAGAGTCAGTGGAACTTTGTGCAAGGATTTACCAATGGTAGTTACTCTCCAATGTTGGTCCTCTGCCAATTAACAGATATTAAATCATAATTCTTTTGTTTAATCATCTAAGTTTTTTAGAAAATTGATGGAGTAATCGAGTGGTTGATGTAAATAACTGAAGGCTACTCTAGCATACTTAGTTCTTACTGCCTCTATCCTCCCTGATTTCTCGGCCTTACCTTTGCATCCAATTTATCATTGTTTCTGTTATCTGCATATGTTGTTTCATATAATTCCCTGAATTTTAACCATTGGctagtttctctttttcttttgccttATAATTCTTCTAAAATCAAAAGTTATTGTGAATTATAATCTATTAGGATTTATCAGTATTCTGGCTTTCATGATAAGCAAACCAGTTTTGTTGTGAAGcagataaatttgcataccactcATGTTATATTTCTTCGCAAGTCTGTAGTCGGTGTATAACCAAACACTTAATTCTATTCGAACAATAAGATTTAGTTTTATGGTAAGTATCCTTTTTCTGTGGATATACCTTGTATTTTTCATTCACAACTTGTTAAACATATGTCATTGTTTCGAGTTTAGACTGATACAATTGCAGGTTCCGTGGCATGTTCCATGTGGCGGCTTATGCTATGGAGAcggaaatttaattttcattgcgAACGATTGGCACACATCACTTCTGCCTGTGTATCTGAAAGCATGCTAccgcgacaatggcttgatgaagtATGCCAGGTCCATCTTGGTGATCCACAACATATCTCACCAGGTTAGCTCTCTCGCATTTTATGCTGCATCTATTAGGTTAAACTTCTGTTAAATTCTCTCTTCATTTAGAAGTTCAATTTGCTGAGTTCAGTAGCCTGTGAGATCCTCAGAACTGCTCAAAGACTGTTAAATTTGCCAAGACGATATCTGCAAGTTTGCAGTTCTCTCACTTACCTTATCAGTAAACCAAACACTTTCTGACTATTTCTCACGTCACTGAATCAATGATCCAATTATGCTTGCATGAATTCCTACAGCTGCATTGTATTTCTTGAAGTTTAGGTTGCATGATGCCCCTGGCCATATTGTTTTTGTGTGACCTGAAGATATTGATCATATGTTGTACTTAATTTTTCATGAGTCTATCATGGTTTTTCCCAAACCTTGTTATAAttgcatgacatttgaagcactcTGTTTTATTAGAAACCTTCTTTACATCCTTCTCTTTTGCATCAAATGAATGTTTGTCTTCTTAAACTCTTTTTGAGCAATCAAAACATCTCCGCTTTTAATTTCTTTTCTCCCCCATTTTTGTTGAAGTTGCTTCATTTCAAACTTGCAAAGATTTCTGAGTTACCACCACCAAAGAAAAATCATTTCGCTcaaaatgaagataaaatcattcatcttctcttctctttttctacCGAGAAGAATGCTTGAATCTGATCCTGATATAGAAGTTTCATGGCATCATTCTAAACAACTTAGGAAACTACGAGCTCGGAATCCTTATCGTCTGCATTCTACCTGTGTGTCTTGTCCAGGGGCGTGGTCCAGTTGAGGACTTCTTCCATGTCGACTTGCCCGATCAACACATGGACCTCTTCAAGCTGTATGAGCCGATGGGAGGTGACCACTTCAACATCTTCGCGGCCGGCCTCAAGACTGCTGACCGCGTGATCACCGTCAGCCGTGGCTACGCATGGGAGCTCACAACATCCGAAGGTGGGTGGGGACTCCATGAGATCATAAACGAGAACAACTGGAAGTTCCAAGGCATCGTCAACGGGATCGACACAGTGGACTGGAACCCTGAGCTGGATCTTCACCTGCAATCCGATGGCTACAGAAACTATTCCATTGAGACTCTGCAAGCCGGGAAACCACAGTGCAAGGCGGCGCTGCAGAAGGAGCTCGGCCTCCCTGTCCGCGAGGACGTCCCCCTCATCGGATTCATCGGCCGGCTGGATCACCAGAAGGGCGTCGACCTCATTGCGGGTGCGATGCCTTGGATCGTCGGGCAGGACTTGCAGCTGGTGATGCTGGGCACCGGGCGGGCCGACCTGGAGGAGATGCTGCGCAAGTTCGACAGGGAGCACCACAACAAGGTGAGGGCGTGGGTGGGGTTCTCGGTGAAGATGGCGCACAGGATCACCGCAGGGGCGGACGTCCTGCTCATGCCATCGCGGTTCGAGCCCTGCGGGCTGAACCAGCTGTACGCCATGAAGTACGGCACGGTCCCGGTGGTGCACGCCGTCGGCGGGCTTCGCGACACGGTGATCCCGTTCGATCCCTTCAGGGAGAGCGGGTTCGGGTGGACGTTCGACCGGGCGGAGGCCAACAAGCTGATCAATGCGCTGGGGAACTGCCTCAACACCTACAGGAACCAGAAGGAGAATTGGAAGGGCCTGCAGACGCGAGGGATGGCACAGGACCTGAGCTGGGACAACGCCGCCAAACATTACGAGGAAGTCCTCGTCTCAGCTAAGTATCAGTGGTGATCTTTGAGAACATGAACGAACAGTATCTATCTCAGCTATCTGATGATCCAATCCGGATCTCTCTTCAACGAACCTGCAAAGATTCGTCTAAGTATTGTGTGCGTCCGTTTGATTGATGGCATCAACATTTtgacacgtctctctctctctatctcttcctcGCTGTCGAGGACAGCCCAGTTTTGTTGGATTCTGTGATTAGCCACCGCGTCGACAGCCTCTGCTGCGTACGTGCCAGAGGAAAACAGTCGCACCTGCACGCATAAATACACATCGATTCGCCATACATGTTATTGGTTGGACCAAGAAGcagcgtcttcttcctcctcagcgCTGGAAACCATGGAGAAACCAGTGCCAACTGCACCCTACCACTCCCTCGCACTCACAGAGCCCGTCGTGCACCTCTTCAACAAGACCATCTCCATGGGGGTCGTCCTGAAGAATAAGATATCCATGGGGTTCCTCTTCCGGCACCCAGCGCCGTGCGCATCGGGGGTCGTCGATCGTGTCAGACCCGGCGACTCGGCCGACGCTAGCGAGGCGCCCGAGTTGACCAGAGAAGACGTGGAGACGGTGATGGAGATCATTACGGGCATGCCCTGCGGCGCGGACGGTGAGCGGCTCGAGGAGCTGCGTGGCGTGTTCGAGGGGGAGGAGCCGAGCTTGGAGGAAGTGGCGGAGGCGTTCTCCGTCTTCGACTATGACGGTGACGGGGTCATAGAGCCCCTGGACCTGCATCGTGTTCTCTGCAAGCTGGGCTTCCCGGAGGGGGCGGCATTGGAGGCATGCCGACGGATGATCGCGGCGTACGACGAGAACGACGACGGGAGGATCGATTTCAAGGAGTTCATCAAAGTTGTGGAGGGCAGCTTCTTTGATTAAttattcttccttttcttcttgtcgTCATCATCGTCACATCTATCATTGCGCAAGCAATTAAAACAAACCTAATTTCGAGCATGATTGAGACTCGAACTCTAAAATCATCAAAagtgttatggtaaataacttttttagccgtggcctcgggttcGACACAGCTCGTtctggggtccgaatggcggggatcttgcgCGGCGTGCCTCGGGTCCTTTCGATGGTCGATCGTGGTGATCTGGATGTCCCGTCAGGGGGAGAGCTCTGTCGTAGCGTCGGGGAAGAGGCAACCTCGCCTCGCACCTGCACACTGGTCAGGTCGGAGGTCgccggcgtggtctcgggcattatgcggccgaggatcacgatGCAAGCGGACAGACcgagcaggcgtggtcgcgatggtcatgcggccgagtagcacgacgcaggcgagcagaccgcgcaggtgtggtctcgggcattatgcggccgaggaggtggcttCGGGCAgcctgcagccgaggagcacggcgcaggcgggccgaccgcgcaagtgtgtctcgggaacacagggccaaggagcacgaggcaggcgggcgggccgcgtaggtctgtctcgggaacatggggccaaggagcacgacgcaggtgggttgGCCGCgccggtgtgtctcgggaacatggatccaaggagcacgacgcaggtgagctggccacgcaggcgtggtctcgggcattatgtggccaaggagcacgacacaggcgtggtcgcgagggtcatgcagccgagtagcacgacgcaagcgtggtcgcgagggtcatgtggccgagtagcacgacgcaggcgggcagaccgcatgggtatggtcgcaagggccatgcggctGAGTGGCACGACGTGGGCGGTCAGGCCACGTGAGGTGGAGTCGAGCAGTGCATGGCAAGGGAAGTGGCTTGGGTCGAGAGACACAATTCAAGCGGgcgggccgcgctgaggtggactcggcagtGTGTGACCGAGAAGCTCGGTGCAGGCTacgccgagggacaccgctcaggcgggcaggccgctctaGGGAGAGCTCGGCAGtgtatggccgaggagctcggcgcaggaaGGCTGCGGCGCAGTATATAATTTTTTGGGTTAAGCGGAGCAATAAAACTTTTTGAAGTTTCAAAAATTGGCTGTCGAAAGAATTATATCTATCCAtcaggaaaaagaaaataaaattgggCGCACTTGAGGTCCTTCTGT encodes the following:
- the LOC135680405 gene encoding granule-bound starch synthase 2, chloroplastic/amyloplastic-like, with translation MDLFKLYEPMGGDHFNIFAAGLKTADRVTTVSRGYAWELTTSEGGWGLHEIINENNWKFQGIVNGIDTVDWNPELDLHLQSDGYRNYSIETLQAGKPQCKAALQKELGLPVREDVPLIGFIGRLDHQKGVDLIAGAMPWIVGQDAQLVMLGTGRADLEEMLRKFDREHHNKVRAWVGFSVKMAHRITAGADVLLMPSRFEPCGLNQLYAMKYGTVPVVHAVGGLRDTVIPFDPFRESGFGWTFDRAEANKLINALGNCLNTYRNQKENWKGLQTRGMAQDLSWDNAAKHYEEVLVSAKYQW
- the LOC135588185 gene encoding granule-bound starch synthase 2, chloroplastic/amyloplastic-like, whose amino-acid sequence is MDLFKLYEPMGGDHFNIFAAGLKTADRVITVSRGYAWELTTSEGGWGLHEIINENNWKFQGIVNGIDTVDWNPELDLHLQSDGYRNYSIETLQAGKPQCKAALQKELGLPVREDVPLIGFIGRLDHQKGVDLIAGAMPWIVGQDLQLVMLGTGRADLEEMLRKFDREHHNKVRAWVGFSVKMAHRITAGADVLLMPSRFEPCGLNQLYAMKYGTVPVVHAVGGLRDTVIPFDPFRESGFGWTFDRAEANKLINALGNCLNTYRNQKENWKGLQTRGMAQDLSWDNAAKHYEEVLVSAKYQW
- the LOC135680404 gene encoding probable calcium-binding protein CML46, which translates into the protein MEKPLPTAPYHSLALTEPIVLLFNKTISMGVVLKNKISMGFLFRHPAPCASGVVDRVRPGDSADGSEAPELTREDVETVMEIITGMPCGADGEQLEELRGVFEGEEPSLEEVAEAFSVFDDDGDGVIEPLDLHRVLCKLGFPEGAALEACRRMIAAYDENDDGRIDFKEFIKVVEGSFFD